The Chanodichthys erythropterus isolate Z2021 chromosome 12, ASM2448905v1, whole genome shotgun sequence genome contains a region encoding:
- the LOC137032996 gene encoding hepatic lectin-like → MDLEDIYQNVEHRDIVDTTGPQTLNHRQDEGKDQKHRGSRCLVLMTVCLGIICVLLLIFIIVQHIFITAERESLFKSYKNTVEEFNQTISRLQHNYTELMTEKDQLKNNFSSLSQKKLDGLFISNVSMSWSESRKYCRDRGGDLVIIDTEEKQRLISSLFKERVWIGLTDIEKEGKMKWVDNSPLNQKFWKEGEPNDANGKEDCVEIKSSCTSSELKNWNDLPCSEKRKCICEK, encoded by the exons ATGGATTTAGAGGACATTTATCAAAATGTTGAACACAGAGATATTGTGGACACAACTGGACCTCAAACACTGAATCACAGACAGGATGAAGGAAAAGATCAAAAGCACA GAGGAAGCAGGTGTTTGGTGTTGATGACAGTGTGTCTCGGGATCATTTGTGTTCTTCTGCTGATCTTCATCATAGTGCAGCACATCTTCATCACAGCAGAGAGAGAATCTCTGTTCAAGAGTTACAAGAACACAGTTGAAGAGTTCAATCAGACCATCAGCAGATTACAGCACAATTACACTGAACTAATGACTGAAAAAGACCAACTGAAGAACAACTTCAGCTCTCTGAGTCAGAAGAAACTGGATGGTTTGTTCATATCCAATGTGTCGATGAGCTGGTCAGAGAGCAGGAAGTACTGCAGGGATCGAGGTGGTGATCTGGTCATTATCGACACTGAAGAGAAGCAG AGACTCATATCTTCATTATTCAAGGAGAGAGTGTGGATTGGTTTGACTGACATTGAGAAGGAGGGCAAAATGAAATGGGTGGATAATTCACCACTGAATCAAAA GTTTTGGAAGGAAGGTGAGCCGAATGATGCTAATGGAAAGGAGGACTGTGTTGAAATTAAGTCTTCTTGTACATCTTCTGAACTGAAGAACTGGAATGATCTCCCATGCTCTGAGAAGAGAAAATGCATTTGTGAGAAATAG